From Aedes albopictus strain Foshan chromosome 1, AalbF5, whole genome shotgun sequence, one genomic window encodes:
- the LOC134285735 gene encoding LOW QUALITY PROTEIN: protein TsetseEP-like (The sequence of the model RefSeq protein was modified relative to this genomic sequence to represent the inferred CDS: inserted 1 base in 1 codon; substituted 1 base at 1 genomic stop codon): MSSPESSPKSNPESSPESSPEFFPESSPEFSPXEFNPEFFPXSSPESSPESSAESNPDPESSSESSAESNPECPVQSSVQSPVQSPILSVQFRVQSREFSPESSPESNPESSPESSSESSPETSPDHLAMRPARPF, translated from the exons atgtccagtccagagtccagtccaaaATCCaatccagagtccagtccagagtccagtccagagttctttccagagtccagtccagagttcaGTC CAGAGTTCAATCCAGAGTTCTTTCCatagtccagtccagagtccagtccagagtctaGTGCAGAGTCCAATCCAGA tccagagtccagttcaGAGTCTAGTGCAGAGTCCAATCCAGAGTGTCCAGTCCAGAgttcagtccagagtccagtccagagtccaatCCTGAGTGTCCAgttcagagtccagtccagagagttcagtccagagtccagtccagagtctaACCCAGAATCCAGTCCAGAGTCAAGTTCAGAGTCGAGTCCAGAAACCAGTCCAGATCACCTCGCCATGAGGCCTGCTCGTCCATTTTGA